In the genome of Anabaena cylindrica PCC 7122, the window GTTCCACCACCAGAAGCAATCGCACCACCTGCACCGGAACCCGCACCAGAACCTGCCCCAGTTGTTCAACCTGAGCCAGAACCGGAACCAGCACCCGCGCCAAATGCCTCTAGAACCCAATTACAGCAGGTGATAGCCCGGCTATTCCACGTTCAAAGTAATCAAGAAATTGAATTACCACAAAATCTATCTGTGGTTCATATCGGTAAGCCTAATGACCGGATTCCTCCAGATATTGATGTTGCTGGATTTTCTAATTCAGAAATTGTCTCCCGGATTCATGCAGATATCCGTGTTGAGGGAGATGCTCATTATATAGAAGATGTGGGTAGTTCCAACGGCACTTATATTAACAATTTGCCGCTGTTACCAGGGAATAGACACCGTTTACGTCCAGGTGATCGCATCAGCTTGGGTAAGGGAGATTTGGTGACTTTCTTATTTCAACTCTCTTAGAGACTTCCAAATAAAAAATATCCCAAAATTTCTTGTGGTGCAGGCCGAAAAGCCCGCTAATAATACAAGGACGGGCAGGATGCCCATCCCACAAGATTGGATCATCTTTTTTGTAGAGTTCTCTTAGCAGCATCATGGGTAATTGATAATTCGTAATTTGTAATGAATATAGCCTTTCCCACTCTAGTTAGATACAAAATTACCCCTCCCCTTACCAAGGGGAGGGTGCGCGACAGCGCGGGTGGGGTGTATTTCATGAGCTGGGAAATTGCTATAATACGTAGTTACAAATTACGAATTACGAATACAAATTGATAATTTATGCGACAACCAAAAGACTTTCCGCCTTTCCTGAGTCAAGAAGCTCCTTCAGAAATAGAACGGATGGGGTTAACTTGGCTTGTGGGGGCTGCGATCGCTACTGCTATTTTATGGCAATTTCCTGGAGGGGATTATATTTTATACCCCTTCACCATCCTCGCAACATGGTTTCACGAAATGGGTCATGGCTTGATGGCTCTAATGTTGGGGGGTAATTTTCAGAAATTACAAATTTTCAGCAATGGTTCTGGTGTAGCAAGTTACTCTATCAGTTCAGCATTGGGGCCAATTGGCCCTGGTTTGGTTGCAGCCGCAGGGCCAATGGGGCCACCTATCGCTGGTGCAGCGTTAATTCTCGCTTCCCGCCATTTTAAAACAGCTTCTTTGAGTTTAAAGATTTTAGGAGGATTCTTATTATTTTCTACATTAGTTTGGGTACGTTCGTGGTTTGGGTTAATAGCAATTCCTGTATTAGGTTTAATTATTTTGGGAGTAGGTTTAAAAACTCCTCCCTGGGTACAGGGTTTTACAATTCAGTTTTTGGGTGTGCAAGCTTGTGTAAGTACATACCATCAATTAAATTATCTATTTAGTTATACTGCTGGCCCCTTGGGTCTTTCCGATACAGCACAAATGCAGAGGTATTTGTTGTTACCGTATTGGTTTTGGGGTGGGTTAATGGCTGTAGCTTCTTTGGTGATTTTAGTCCGCAGTTTACAGGTTGCCTATCGTTCGCAATAATGGGTAATAAAAATCATAACAAGGCTATAGAATCTTTCTTAAAGCAAATTGCCAAACATCAAGAAAAGATTAAACTGGAACTAGAAAAGGATTTTCCTGATTTGGGTTTAATTAAGCATTGGGAAAAAGAGGTTAGGACTTTTGAAGAGAACATTCAGAAAAAGCTGAAAAGATTAGGACAATGAATATGCAGATTACTGAACAAAATCTTCCCATCACTAATTCTACTCTCAGTACCTTAATTACTGAATTGGGTGAAGAATGCCAGAAGGTACAAACGCTAATTAATCAGCTACAGTTACCGGGTTTAACCTCTGATCAAAAAGGTGACATTATAGCAGAAATGCTAGTAAGTGTAGTTCATCTGCATACTCATTGTGATGATGATTTTCAGGAGCTAATTTCTAATGAACTAGAAGAGTTACCTGATGATGAACAAAAGCAGAATATAAAAGCTTTTTACTGTTGATGACGGATTTCATTAGCACAAGAACGCCCTTGTTCAACGTCAGCTATATTAGCAAAAGTGGTATCGGCAATATTCCGCAAAGCCTCTGCTGTGAAGAAAGCTTGATGTCCTGTAATCAAGACATTGGGAAACGTCGTCAAATGTTGGAAAACATCATCTTGAATGATTTCTCCAGATAAATCTTCAAAAAATAATTCCGATTCTTGTTCGTAAACATCCACACCGAGATAACCAATTTGACCTGATTTCAACCCCTCAATTACTGCTTGGGTATCAATCAACGCACCGCGACTAGTGTTAATAATCATCATACCCGGTTTCATTTGAGCGATCGCTTCACTATTAATCAAGTGGTGAGTTTCCGGCATCAGGGGACAATGCAAAGAGATAATATCAGAATTGGCGAAGATTTCTGACAACTCTACATACTTCCCACCTAATTCCTCTAATTCTGGGTTGTGATAAACATCATAAGCTAGTAGATGACAACCAAACCCTTTCATAATTTGTCCCAAAATCAGACCGATTTTACCTGTACCAATAATTCCCACTGTGCGCTCATTCAAGTTAAATCCTAACAACCCATTCAAAGAAAAATTACCTTCCCGCACACGGTTATAAGCACGGTGAATTTTGCGATTTAGGCTTAAAATTAAGCCTACCGCGTGTTCAGCTACCCCATAGGGTGAATAAGCTGGTACACGGACAACAGTAATTCCTAACTTGGCTGCGGTTGCTAAATCTACATTATTGAACCCTGCACAACGTAGAGCAATTAAATGAGTTCCCCCAGCCGCGAGAATTTCTAAAGTGGCAGCATCAACCTGATCATGAACAAATACACAAATACAGGGAAATCCTGCGGCTAAGATGGCGGTATCTCGATTCAGAAGTGGTTCAAAAAATACCAACTCATGTTGAATCGGAGAATTTGCAGCTTCTAAAAACTGCCTATCGTAAGTTTTTGTACTGAAAACTGCTACTTTCATCCAAAATTTCAGGTTATATTTCTGTATGATACCCTTATAGCCTATACCCTAAACTCCATACTCCACAACCTTCTTAATCATTTCCTTCGGACACAGAGCATTGTAATATCATCAAACTGTGGTGCATCAGCAATAAAATTAAATAAATCAGTTTTAATCGCATTCAGCAAATCAATAGCAGAAGCGGATGGTTGCTCTAGAATATCTCGCAGTCGCTTGTCAGTGAATAACTTACCTTCAGGGTTTTTACCTTCAGTTACTCCATCAGTATAGCCAATCAATATATCATTAGGTTCAAGCTGAATTTGCTCGATTTTAAATTTCATTCCCGGCATCATTCCCACTGCCGGGCCGGTAGATTTTAGAGTGTTTTTAATGCCGGATTCATCAATAACAAACAGCGATTCATGTCCACCATTAATATAAGTCAATATACCTGTTTCTGCTTCGAGAATCCCAAAAAACATGGTAGCAAACATACTCATTTGCCAATGATTTTTAGCAACATATTCATTAGTTCTAGAAACTGCTTGCAGCGCCTTGACATGAGCTAAGTTTGTAGCAATAGACTTCCCAATCCAACCACCACTAGGCTGATTTTCTTGCAGAACTTGATTGGCAATGCCGCGCAATTGAGTTTCTGAAGAAAAAACCCGGATTAAGCTTCGCATCAGAGCCATAAATAATGCGGCTCCCACCCCTTTATCACATACATCCGCAATTACCAATCCTACCTGGTTATTAGGAAGTTCAAAAGTGTCGTAGAAGTCTCCAGCTACCTGACGGGCTGGGTGAAAGCAGGATGCAATTTCCCAATTGGGAAGTTTAACCAGTTCATAGGGGAGAAAATCAATTTGAATTTGCCGTCCCTTTTCTAATTCAGCGTCAAGAGCTTTGGAATATTTATCAAGTTTTGAATAGAGACGAGCATTTTCCAAGACTAAAGCCATTTGGTCAGCTGTGAGTAGCATGAGATTGGCTGTTTCTTGGCTAAAATGTCCTGGCTGAGAGTGCAATAGTGTGATAATTCCTAGTAACTCTTCACCTCTGATAATGGGAACAGCTAGGGCAGAACGGACAATGTAGGGCTGATCGGAAAATGTGAACCAGCGGTCATCATGCTCAGTATCTGCAATTAATCCGATTTGACGGTTACGGATCACCCAACCAGCAAGTCCCTGATCTAAGACACTACCAATCAAGTTTTTTCGCTTTTCTGCTGTTACTTCTGTGCGTGAGAGGATTGCATCAGCTACCTTTCCAGAAGGTTCAAGTAAAAATAGACTACCTTTTTCAGATTTGGTTTGATCGGTAGCAACATCTAATGTAGTTTGTAATGCTGCTTTTAATACCTCTCCTTCTGTGGAGGAGCGTGCCATTGATACTAATTTTTCTAGCAACTTACTTTGGGCATTAAAAGCGGCTTCTTCATTTCTGAGTTCTGCTACTTCTCGACGTAGTGCTTCTAGTTCTTGGTAATCTACTTGTTGTTGAGATTGATGGTTAGAATTCATATTCCCCTAAGCAAATGATTCAAGCTGTCAATTTAAAGTGACTTTTCTGAAAAGATAGATGCTGAAAACCTGTATGTGTGCGTATTTTTCAATTGCTTAACCGGCGTTAACTTAGATTAATGGGGGCTGAATTACCTCAATATCATAGCTTAAACAAACATCCATAACTTGACTATTAGCAATTGACTACAAAGATATTACGATTCTTTTCTCCCACTCGTTCATAAAAATATTGATCTACACCCTGAATTGCCAAATATACTCCTAGTCCACCCATTCGGCGTTCTTCCAAGCGTTTATTTAATTCTTCAGATTCGACAGTCACCATTTCGTAAGGGTCGTATCTAGCACCAGTATCTTCTATGCAGATAGTTAAGGTTGATTCTTGGCGATCGCTAGATATATCTAATTTACCAGTCAATCCTGCTTCTTCATAGCCATGCATAATGATATTGGTGGCAATTTCATCAACTGCCAGACGCAGTTTATAGGTGGCTTTTTTATCCAAGCCAGCTGACTCGGCTGCTGTCATCACATATTTAGCGATCGCTCCCAAAGAGTCTAGTGTTCCCGATACGGTTAAAGTTTCCATAACATAAGGTGGTGTTGGTATCTTGGGATAATTGAGATTGAATCTCTGCGCTCGGCTCAAAAACGCAGATTGGGATCTATATAGACATCGACCGAATTTAAATATCGTTTTCTACAACCTTTCTAGAGACGTTGCATACAACGTCTCTACTTTTTCACCAGATGTCTATTGAAATTTCTACGCCTTTCCTATTTTGTTCTCGTCATACTCGTCTAGCAAAATGACACTGTGGTGGAAGCCAGTTTTGATAATTGTCTCCAAAACTGTATCTTTTTGAGCGCCTACTATGTAAATATCCACTGCACCCATCTTTTGTTTAGCGAAGATCAGCACCCGTAGTCCAGCACTGGCCATATATTCCAGGTCTGCCATCATCAAAACCAAACTTTTGGGATTTTGGGCAGCAGCCTCTTCCACCTTTGCCTTTAACTCTGATGCTGTACTCGCATCTAATTCCCCAGATAAGGTAATTTTAGCGATGTCATCACTTGTTTCTAGAGTTGCGTTGAAAGCCATAATTTCCTGTGAGTAGTTGAATTGTGAGTAACAATTTTAAAGTTGACAATTGCTAGGAAGCAAATTATCAGCAAGCCAAATTAGAATTTATTTACCTACTAAGATTGCCACAGAGCGATCGCCCATGAGCAATCCTGATTGATCTTCTAGTCTAGGTTCTGTACCAGGTTCCCAGCTATCATGCGGTGACATAGCACCAGTATTAGCAAAGATATGCCAATTCATTCCTACTGGCAAACTGGGAATCTCAAACCACTGAGCTTGCCAGTGCATATTCATCGCCACATAGATATAATTATCTTCAACGGTTCCTTGCTTTGCGTGTTTGCCGCAGAGCATAAAAGCCAGAGTCCGACAGGAATCCGACCAATCAGCATTCCATGCCTGTGTGCCATGCCATGTAATATCTGCATAGCCACTGCCAACATAATCACGATTTTGGAAGTGCCATTGATTTCTCAAAACTGGATGAACGTTGCGGAAAACAATGCAATGTCTAACAAACTTAAACAAATCTGCATTAGTTTTTAACAAATTCCAGTCTAACCAGTTCAAATCATTATCGTGGCAATAAGTATTATTATTACCATATTGAGTCCGTCCCAACTCATCACCCATGAGAATCATCGGCACGCCCTGACTCACCATCAGCATTGCCAAAGCATTTTTAATCTGACGACGGCGCAAAGCATTAATGCCTGGATCATCTGTTGGCCCTTCCCAGCCACAGTTCCAGCTATCATTATCATTAGTGCCATCATTATTATTTTCGCCATTAGCTTCATTATGTTTCCCATCATAGGAAACCAAATCCATCATGGTGAAACCATCGTGGGCAGTAATGAAATTAATTGATGTTGCCGGCGCACGACCAGACCAAGCATAGAGATCAGGAGAACCTTGCAAACGTTGGGCAGCATCCCCAACAGTACCATCTCCCTTCAAGAATTTACGAATGCCATCACGGTACTTACCATTCCATTCTGCCCAACGTCCATAGGCAGGGAAAGAACCCACTTGGTATAAACCACCTGCATCCCAAGCTTCAGCAATCAGTTTACACTTAGCCAGAATTGGGTCAAAGGCCAAAGATTCTAGCAACGGTGGATTTGCTAAAGGTGCGCCCCAAGGATCTCGTCCTAAAATTGCCGCCAAGTCAAACCGAAACCCATCAATATGATATTCTGATGCCCAGTAACGCAGACAATCTAGCACTATCCCCCGCACAACTGGGTTATTGCAATTGAGAGTATTACCAGTACCGCTAAAGTTGTAATAATACCCTTCCGGGGTCAGCATATAGTATGTCTTATTGTCAATGCCTCGGAAGGAAATTGTTGGGCCATGTTCATTACCTTCCGCTGTGTGATTGAAAACTACATCTAGAATTACCTCAATTCCGTTTTTATGTAATTCTTTCACCAGCGTCTTCAATTCATCAACCTGCATCCCAAATTTGCCTGTAGCTGCATAGCCAGCTTTGGGAGCAAAGAAGCCAACGGTGCTGTAACCCCAGTAATTATAAAGGGTTTCCCCAGTTTGCGGGTTAGGGCGACTGTTTTCAAATTCATCAAATTCATAAATGGGCATCAACTCCACAGCATTGACACCCAACTCTTTCAGGTAAGGAATTTTATCCCTGATACCTGCAAATGTCCCCTGATGTCTTTCTTTAACACCAGAGGATGGATGACGGGTAAAACTGCGGACGTGCATTTCATAGATGATCTGATCCTCTGGAGGAATTTCCAAAGGACGGTCATTTTCCCAGTCAAAATCATCAAAACCTATTCTGGCCCGATGGTGATAGATATCATTCCAGTCTGGGGTGACACCCCAAACATCCCGACCACCAATAATTTTGGCATAGGGGTCCATCAAGATTTTACTGGTATCAAACCAATGGCCTTCCTGGAAATTATTTGGCCCATCCATGCGATAGCCATATTCTAGATTTTCATAATCAAGGTCAAAGACGGTTATGCAATAAACATTACCAATCCGAAACTCTTCAGGAACAGGAATTTCTACTAAAGGTTCCTTGGCGTGTTTCTTAAACAAGACCAAAGTACAGGATTTGGCTTGACTCGAAAAAATAGAGAAGTTAACCCCCCCTGGTACTAGAGTTGCACCGAAGGGAAATGGTTTTCCGTTGCGTAATTTAAAACCTTCGTAAGTATGCGTTGGATGAATATCAATTCTTTCCATTGTTACTAGTCCTTATTTCCCGGTTATAGCTATAGTTACATAGGTGAGGACAAGTATATTGCTCAAACCTTCAAGCAATTGAGTTGATACTCGTTATTCGTTACTTAGAAGCCAGTGCTTCTATGCCTTTTTCAAGAGTGGCACTAGTTGCAAAAAAGTCTAGGAATCCAGTCACAGTCATGGTGTCTATAATTTCTTCAGTTAAACCGACCAATAATAACTGCCCTTCTTTGGCCATTGTTTGCCGATACAAAGACAGCAGCATTCGCAAGCCAGCACTGGACATATAAGGGACTTTAGTCATGTCGAGGATAATTTTACTACCTGGTTCTGCTAAAGGCAAAACTTCTTTGGTGACAGATGATGCTGTGTTGGCATCTATATCGCCCACAAGTCCTGCTACCTTTACGTCTTTAATTGTCGTGATGCTAATTTCCATATTTATTGGTAAGTTTGATTGAATTCGTAATTGGGGATGAGGGGAAAATACCCCTCACCGCATTGTTCGATCTATAAGTTATACAGGCACAATCTGCACCTTAACTTTGACCCGCTCAGTGGTTTTGGGTAAGGTAACAGTTAAAGCCTCTGCATCGAAGTTAGTATAAGGCTCTCCGTCGATTTCACACTTGCCAATTTTGATACTTCCAGGGGGCAGAATATCTGGCGATACTCTCAGAATATTGTCGGGGAATCCTCCGGGGATGGGCTTAAAGTAAAAGTCCATTGGCTGTTTGGTAAGGAGCAGGTTGGTATAAACTGCTGCTAAATAGCATAGTTCAAAGGAGTGATAACCGCTCATGGAGTGGGAACCTTTACCCCGTTCGTTACCTCCGGCTAGGTAGGGGATACCATTAGCGAGAACGTTAAAGTAAACGCCACCTTCTTCTAAATCTAGGAACCAAGCATTATAAAATGCTGCGGATTCACGAGCTAAACGATGATATTCTTTGTTGTCGAGAATGCCTGCAAGAATCTGGTACGCTAGGATTGCTTGTTCTTGTTGCCACCAAGCTTTGCGATCGTGCCAAACAAAGCGGTAATGCTCTTCTCCTGCCGCTAGGGTTCGTTCTACAACGTCGTACCAACCGCCACGTTGCTGATCACTACCCACATCTGGCATTATGTCAGCAATTTTTTTGGCTAGATTGAGATAGCCATCCTTAGCTTTAAGGCTTTGCATCCGCATTAGATTCCATGCAATTTTGAGGTTGTGACCAACCACAGCGCGGTTTTGTTGCCACCCCCAAGTTGTATCTTTAGACCAATCTTGGAAAAAGCGTTCTTGTACAAATGGGCTATTTTCGTAGTCAGGAAAACGCTTTTCAATGGTGTCGAAGGTATACTCCAACATATCCGCATATTCTTGTTTACCTGTAGCCAACCAGAGGTTAATCAAGTAAGCTGGGGCATGATCACCGACAGAATTCCAGTTCTTTGTTCCTTTATTTTGTCCCAAGGTGTCGCTCAAGGGATCTAATGTCAAGGGATCGAGGTGAGAGAAATATCCCCCATCTTCGCTTTTATCGAGCAAAAACTCGTTAAATAGCTTAATGGTTTTCTCGGTGTCATCCATAATCCGTGGATCACCAGTACAACGATAGGTTTGGATGGGACCTGCTAAGGCGTAAATTTGCTCGTAGGCAGGAATGGCGTAATAATCATCCCCAAATTCGGAAGCAAATATTTTATCTTCCTTTTCTCCCTTAACGTCAATACCGTGATACCAATAGACTATGCCTTCATCTAGGTCTACAAACCGCATATGTTCCCGTAGATACTCAGTACCTCTTTCAGCGGCTTTGAGAAAACTATCATTACCTGTCATGAGAAAAGCTGTGGCGAAACCATATACTAGACGGGAAATAGTATCAGTTTCTTGACGGAAATTGGTAGTTGATTGTATACCACTCAGATTGAGGGTGGTGCGATAGTTGCGATAGTCGTATTCACCTTCTCCAAATTGGGCTTTGAGATAAAATTTCCCCAAAGCATTAATTTGCTTCACCCACCAATCTTGTTTCTCGAAAACGTAATCATTTTTTTGCCGACCAGCAAAAACTATCTGTTTAGCATCGAATAGATTGCTATCTGGATAAAATACCCCATAAGTAAATAAATACCGTCCGGGTAACAGCATGGATCTCATGTTACCAGTAGCATCAGGATAGCCTTCGTCAAAGTTCTGAATTAGTTTGGCAAAGGCCATCGGACTAATCTTAACTTGGAACTCTCTACCATCAGAAGTTTTCAATCCAAAGGTGTCGCTGTTACCGTCATATTCGGTCACATAGCCAGCGATTAGGTCTGAAAAGGTAAAATCTACCTTTGTCGTCATAAATATTTCCTCGTTTTGTTAAGAATTGATTAATTCAGATTCCCTGAGCTAAAGATGTATGGAAATTACTAATTTTTCTCTATTTCTTTGACAAAAGTTTCCATAAATTGGTCTACCATACCGGGATGTTTACCTGTAATTAGATTACCATCAATGACTAAATCTGTAGTTACATCGCCTTCATAGATAACGTCTGCTCCGGCATTTTCTACATCACAGATAATGTTATGAGCGCAGGTTACTTTTTTGCCTTTTATTAAGTCTGGGTCTGCACAAAACAACCACAAACTATGACAAATAGTACCTAATTTTACATTATCTGTATTTGCTGCTTTTCGGAGAAAAACAACTGCGGGAGCTTGATTTTTTTGACCCTTTTTCACATTGACTTCATATCTAAGCCTATCCATTGCATAAGCTCCAATGCAAATAATACCTTTATAATCAGCAGGATCAATATCTTTTACTTCTGTACTTACAGTGACATGATATTCTACTTGATCATTTTCGGGATTAGAGCCAAAGTGTAGTTCTTTATTACCCCAAAGGTGAGAAATGTACTCTACTTCATAGCCTTGTTCAGGGAAATACTCATTGAACCGACGGAATTCTGTGCCGTCAAAATG includes:
- a CDS encoding anti-sigma factor antagonist (This anti-anti-sigma factor, or anti-sigma factor antagonist, belongs to a family that includes characterized members SpoIIAA, RsbV, RsfA, and RsfB.), which translates into the protein MAFNATLETSDDIAKITLSGELDASTASELKAKVEEAAAQNPKSLVLMMADLEYMASAGLRVLIFAKQKMGAVDIYIVGAQKDTVLETIIKTGFHHSVILLDEYDENKIGKA
- a CDS encoding ATP-binding protein, with product METLTVSGTLDSLGAIAKYVMTAAESAGLDKKATYKLRLAVDEIATNIIMHGYEEAGLTGKLDISSDRQESTLTICIEDTGARYDPYEMVTVESEELNKRLEERRMGGLGVYLAIQGVDQYFYERVGEKNRNIFVVNC
- a CDS encoding FHA domain-containing protein, translating into MIVCPNCNHPNPDGAVQCEACYTPLPATTNCPSCGATVQADAAFCGQCGYNLHSNTAVPEPTIVGSTIAPDMPVELPPLVSPDPMLELLQPDALGLNVPAQPPALSNLPPTVVAVAPEPVQAPAPVPPPEAIALPAPEPIQAPAPVPPPEAIAPPAPEPAPEPAPVVQPEPEPEPAPAPNASRTQLQQVIARLFHVQSNQEIELPQNLSVVHIGKPNDRIPPDIDVAGFSNSEIVSRIHADIRVEGDAHYIEDVGSSNGTYINNLPLLPGNRHRLRPGDRISLGKGDLVTFLFQLS
- a CDS encoding DJ-1/PfpI family protein; translation: MATESKGKIGVLIEEHFDGTEFRRFNEYFPEQGYEVEYISHLWGNKELHFGSNPENDQVEYHVTVSTEVKDIDPADYKGIICIGAYAMDRLRYEVNVKKGQKNQAPAVVFLRKAANTDNVKLGTICHSLWLFCADPDLIKGKKVTCAHNIICDVENAGADVIYEGDVTTDLVIDGNLITGKHPGMVDQFMETFVKEIEKN
- a CDS encoding 2-hydroxyacid dehydrogenase, giving the protein MKVAVFSTKTYDRQFLEAANSPIQHELVFFEPLLNRDTAILAAGFPCICVFVHDQVDAATLEILAAGGTHLIALRCAGFNNVDLATAAKLGITVVRVPAYSPYGVAEHAVGLILSLNRKIHRAYNRVREGNFSLNGLLGFNLNERTVGIIGTGKIGLILGQIMKGFGCHLLAYDVYHNPELEELGGKYVELSEIFANSDIISLHCPLMPETHHLINSEAIAQMKPGMMIINTSRGALIDTQAVIEGLKSGQIGYLGVDVYEQESELFFEDLSGEIIQDDVFQHLTTFPNVLITGHQAFFTAEALRNIADTTFANIADVEQGRSCANEIRHQQ
- a CDS encoding PP2C family protein-serine/threonine phosphatase, giving the protein MNSNHQSQQQVDYQELEALRREVAELRNEEAAFNAQSKLLEKLVSMARSSTEGEVLKAALQTTLDVATDQTKSEKGSLFLLEPSGKVADAILSRTEVTAEKRKNLIGSVLDQGLAGWVIRNRQIGLIADTEHDDRWFTFSDQPYIVRSALAVPIIRGEELLGIITLLHSQPGHFSQETANLMLLTADQMALVLENARLYSKLDKYSKALDAELEKGRQIQIDFLPYELVKLPNWEIASCFHPARQVAGDFYDTFELPNNQVGLVIADVCDKGVGAALFMALMRSLIRVFSSETQLRGIANQVLQENQPSGGWIGKSIATNLAHVKALQAVSRTNEYVAKNHWQMSMFATMFFGILEAETGILTYINGGHESLFVIDESGIKNTLKSTGPAVGMMPGMKFKIEQIQLEPNDILIGYTDGVTEGKNPEGKLFTDKRLRDILEQPSASAIDLLNAIKTDLFNFIADAPQFDDITMLCVRRK
- a CDS encoding anti-sigma factor antagonist (This anti-anti-sigma factor, or anti-sigma factor antagonist, belongs to a family that includes characterized members SpoIIAA, RsbV, RsfA, and RsfB.), which codes for MEISITTIKDVKVAGLVGDIDANTASSVTKEVLPLAEPGSKIILDMTKVPYMSSAGLRMLLSLYRQTMAKEGQLLLVGLTEEIIDTMTVTGFLDFFATSATLEKGIEALASK
- the glgX gene encoding glycogen debranching protein GlgX, with amino-acid sequence MERIDIHPTHTYEGFKLRNGKPFPFGATLVPGGVNFSIFSSQAKSCTLVLFKKHAKEPLVEIPVPEEFRIGNVYCITVFDLDYENLEYGYRMDGPNNFQEGHWFDTSKILMDPYAKIIGGRDVWGVTPDWNDIYHHRARIGFDDFDWENDRPLEIPPEDQIIYEMHVRSFTRHPSSGVKERHQGTFAGIRDKIPYLKELGVNAVELMPIYEFDEFENSRPNPQTGETLYNYWGYSTVGFFAPKAGYAATGKFGMQVDELKTLVKELHKNGIEVILDVVFNHTAEGNEHGPTISFRGIDNKTYYMLTPEGYYYNFSGTGNTLNCNNPVVRGIVLDCLRYWASEYHIDGFRFDLAAILGRDPWGAPLANPPLLESLAFDPILAKCKLIAEAWDAGGLYQVGSFPAYGRWAEWNGKYRDGIRKFLKGDGTVGDAAQRLQGSPDLYAWSGRAPATSINFITAHDGFTMMDLVSYDGKHNEANGENNNDGTNDNDSWNCGWEGPTDDPGINALRRRQIKNALAMLMVSQGVPMILMGDELGRTQYGNNNTYCHDNDLNWLDWNLLKTNADLFKFVRHCIVFRNVHPVLRNQWHFQNRDYVGSGYADITWHGTQAWNADWSDSCRTLAFMLCGKHAKQGTVEDNYIYVAMNMHWQAQWFEIPSLPVGMNWHIFANTGAMSPHDSWEPGTEPRLEDQSGLLMGDRSVAILVGK
- a CDS encoding AGE family epimerase/isomerase, translated to MTTKVDFTFSDLIAGYVTEYDGNSDTFGLKTSDGREFQVKISPMAFAKLIQNFDEGYPDATGNMRSMLLPGRYLFTYGVFYPDSNLFDAKQIVFAGRQKNDYVFEKQDWWVKQINALGKFYLKAQFGEGEYDYRNYRTTLNLSGIQSTTNFRQETDTISRLVYGFATAFLMTGNDSFLKAAERGTEYLREHMRFVDLDEGIVYWYHGIDVKGEKEDKIFASEFGDDYYAIPAYEQIYALAGPIQTYRCTGDPRIMDDTEKTIKLFNEFLLDKSEDGGYFSHLDPLTLDPLSDTLGQNKGTKNWNSVGDHAPAYLINLWLATGKQEYADMLEYTFDTIEKRFPDYENSPFVQERFFQDWSKDTTWGWQQNRAVVGHNLKIAWNLMRMQSLKAKDGYLNLAKKIADIMPDVGSDQQRGGWYDVVERTLAAGEEHYRFVWHDRKAWWQQEQAILAYQILAGILDNKEYHRLARESAAFYNAWFLDLEEGGVYFNVLANGIPYLAGGNERGKGSHSMSGYHSFELCYLAAVYTNLLLTKQPMDFYFKPIPGGFPDNILRVSPDILPPGSIKIGKCEIDGEPYTNFDAEALTVTLPKTTERVKVKVQIVPV
- a CDS encoding M50 family metallopeptidase, giving the protein MRQPKDFPPFLSQEAPSEIERMGLTWLVGAAIATAILWQFPGGDYILYPFTILATWFHEMGHGLMALMLGGNFQKLQIFSNGSGVASYSISSALGPIGPGLVAAAGPMGPPIAGAALILASRHFKTASLSLKILGGFLLFSTLVWVRSWFGLIAIPVLGLIILGVGLKTPPWVQGFTIQFLGVQACVSTYHQLNYLFSYTAGPLGLSDTAQMQRYLLLPYWFWGGLMAVASLVILVRSLQVAYRSQ